GTCATAGCCGCCGTTTCGGCGGGCGAGGGGTCTCCCATCGATTCCGCCAGCAGCGGGGATGAGGGGCCCCAGAAGTCATCGGGCCGCACGAAGACGCCGACGCTGGACCAGTTGGGGATAGCCTTGACGGAGATGGCCCAGCGAAACGAACTCGACCCCGTCATCGGCAGGGCCAAGGAGATCCAGAGGCTCATCCAGATCCTCTCGCGGCGGACCAAGAATAACCCGGTGCTGATAGGAGACCCCGGCGTCGGCAAGACGGCGATCGTGGAGGGCCTGGCCCAGAAGATTATTGCCGGCGATATCCCCGAGGTATTGAAGGGCAAGAGAGTAGTGCAACTTAACATGGGTAACCTCGTCGCGGGCACCAAGTACCGGGGCGAGTTCGAGGAGAGGATGCGCAAACTCGTCAAGGAACTCCGTGATTGCAGGGATGTAATCCTTTTCATCGACGAAGTTCACACCATCGTAGGGGCCGGGGGAGCGGAAGGAGCGGTCGATGCCGCCAACATCCTCAAACCCAGCCTTTCGAGGGGCGAGTTCCAGGTGATCGGTGCCACGACGATCGATGAATACCGAAAAAATATCGAGAAGGACGCTGCCCTTGAAAGGCGCTTCCAGCCAATCATGGTGGAGGAGCCCG
The nucleotide sequence above comes from Thermovirga sp.. Encoded proteins:
- a CDS encoding AAA family ATPase, which codes for MWQYFTERSKKVIQLAHREALRMGHDVIGTEHILMGLVAEDDGVAARILQSSGVTLEELRNVVEQFVGRGDQKSKPVDLPLSPRAKKVLDLAMREAKGMSVNYVGTEHILLGLISEGEGVAAQIIASTGMDVEKIRAEVIAAVSAGEGSPIDSASSGDEGPQKSSGRTKTPTLDQLGIALTEMAQRNELDPVIGRAKEIQRLIQILSRRTKNNPVLIGDPGVGKTAIVEGLAQKIIAGDIPEVLKGKRVVQLNMGNLVAGTKYRGEFEERMRKLVKELRDCRDVILFIDEVHTIVGAGGAEGAVDAANILKPSLSRGEFQVIGATTIDEYRKNIEKDAALERRFQPIMVEEPGVEDSIRILEGLRDRYEAHHRAKITDKALEAAARLSARYITERHLPDKAIDLIDEAAARARLKTMEAPE